One Nicotiana tomentosiformis chromosome 1, ASM39032v3, whole genome shotgun sequence genomic window, TTGTTTCCCTCTATTTTATTCACAACCTTTTCTTAATTAAGCTTGATTAATTAACGGTCAAAAAGACTCAAAACCGAGTAACTGAATATACCAGGTGCGCACCACTCctatataaacctcatcctcatcACTGCCAATTGCTCAACTCcaacaatataaaaaaaaaaaaaaaccaaccaAAAGCAGAAAACAAAGAAGCCTCTGTATTTCTCCTGCTTTTTTCAGAAGAAAACACACACAGTTGAAATGGGTATTTGTACATCAGCCCCATTGATGACAAAATACAGTGGAAACATGAATTTGCCTATTACAAAAGTAGCCATGTTGATTCAAATGAATGGCCAACTTCAAGAATTTCAACAGCTCATAACCGCGGGCGAAATCCTTGTCCAAAATCCTGATTTCTTCCTTTGCAGCTCAGAGGCCATGAATGTTAATTCATTAGTTCCTCAAATGGCCAAAGATGAAATTTTGCAACTTGGTCAGCTTTATTTTCTCTTGCCAATTTCCAAGTTAAACACACCACTTTCTCTTCAAGATATGTGTACACTTGCTGTAAAAGCAAGCACCGCACTTAATGACTATTGTCGTCCGTCCATTACAGTGCCGGAGTCAAGAATTCTAACGAGAGGATTCAAGAAAATGCACGATTGTCACGTTAAGGATTTGAACATGCGACCTAAAGCAGTGTTTGAATTGCCTTTGCCACTACAGTACTAGCTAGAGGTTTTTCTTATAAGGAAattcaattaaatttatatatatataaagttgttTTCAATGTATTTGTACTGTCTAATTTTCGACCAAGGAGATTATACTGAACTCCTTCATATCATGAAGCTCCGCCAGCCATGGGCGGATTTATAGCCCAATATATGAGGCATGTGAACCCATGGTCTCTCTGTCAAACTatgtattttatgtacatatttttaGAATTGATCTAATATTATCTGCTAGCACCCATGATCCAAAGAGGTTAAATGATGTACTTGGTTGAACATTGAATTACTTACCTAGAGGAGCAATGATCAATTCCCACTTAATACTTATTTTTCCTACTTTCTCTAGTGGTGCACGCACCCATATTATAAATCCTAGATCCGCCCCGCCAGCGACACCACAGGTAGTCCGTGCTTTGCGAGATTCTTTTAGTGAATGGCTAAAGTAGTGGAATGAAGACAATACATTATCAAGTTGGTCATGCCCTACCAGAAAATTTCCTGACATATGATAGAAAATGGAGTAAAGAAGTTGGAAAATTAAAGTAACTAGTGACATTGAAAAGGTTATGTGAAATGTAAATTGAGGAAATGGAATCCTTATTTGATAATTTTCGGATTTTGTATTTTGCAATATGCGGCTTAAATAATGGACTGCTAACTAGAACGTAGATCTGTTTAAGTTGAAATTGAATGGACGCTTGGGATTCTCTTTAGCAATTCTAATTGATGTTCTATCTTTGTTACTCCACTCTGTCTATTTTACGTGACACATTATTATTTGAAGAGTCAAATAGTTTTTCTTTTAACCACATCTTTTAATATCtcgttttaaatattttttaaccacaaaagttgtaattttctatttattcttatttaatattaaaaaatgTCAATTTAACTTTTAGAAGATTAAGAAATAGCGATTAATCTAAATTGAGAACAAAGATTAAAATATTTGTCTCTTGTACTTCAAACGTCTTCGTTCTTTTATATATTTATGTGTATGTAGTAACAGATAatgcatggtgattttggatttaataCAATTCCGTTACTTTCAAGAAAGCTTTCAAAATTGCATCGGAAAATCCCAGAATTTAAAAGAAAACGAAGTCTGCTTTAAGGTGGAAGTTTTCATTTCTCCAAATCTTAGAGGTCATTTGGCTTGCGAACATGTTAAATTGAAATTATAATATGAAAATTAAATAATAACGGGAAAATTTGGAAATGGAAGTTTAATATGGCAACCTAGCTTGTTAAACTTTCACAAGTGAAACCGAGTATAGGGCCATTTCCAATCTGTAAATGACATTTTCAGATGTCCAAATATTACTACTATTGTATGATACGATGATTTTAATGCAAGACTTTAACGTCTTTTCATTTATATGAAATCGATTTGTTTGAATTGTTGACTTTGTAGTAAGCTAATGACTTAGACTGGGACTTTAATCTTTTTGACCAGGAATATTCTCTTGAgtttataaattttaatttacGGTCTTCTTCAATTTCTCTAATTTAAATTGTCACGATCATTGAGGGTCTCACTGCCTCGTGTAGGCCATTGAACTCGAATGGGAGTTGAACCTAGTCTTCTTTGGTAGCACATTAATATCACTGTTGAAAGCTATATAATTCTGCATTTAGAAAATAGAACTGAATATTTTTTAACCACTCCCAAAAATAATgaccgaaaaaatatataatttttgcatATATGTGTTATGCATATAATGTACATATTTTAgtatattttagtatttttttgaTTAATGAATACAATTAGTTTCGATCGACCAACCAATTGTGTATTTTGCCCTTTAGAAAACGACTACCTGAAATTTCAACAGAGGTTATTTAGTGGCGCAATACTACTGTTGGAGATACAATATAccaagtttaaagtttaaaacaATATACAAATTGGAAATATTTCCACTGGACTGCAAATAACGAAAACCAGAACTATAtagttcaacaacaacaacatacccagtaatatCTCATACCTTGGGGTCtgaagagggtagtgtgtacgcaaatcttacccctaccctgtgaggatagagagactgtttccaatagactctcggctTAGGAAAGTAtaggaaagtataagcaccacattaatgaaaatatagacagacaagaagggacagtaccaagaAATCATATAAaaacagaataaaaacaacagatagtaaggtgatcaacaatgaaagaaaacaatggttagtcataaaaacctactaccaacaaaaAGCGAGACTGCGtaccaatactactgttatgaatactctagactacctactctactacctcAATCCTCGACCTTTatatcttcctatcaagggtcatgtcctcagtcagCTGAAGTtatgccatgtcttgcctaatcacctctcctcacctcttctttggcctacctctacctctctatAGTCCCtctaatgtcaacctctcacatgACCTCCTCACCGGGAAGTATGTgttcctcctcctcacatgaccaaaccacctaagccgcgcttcccgcatcttgccCTTAATAGGGACCACACCCatcttgtcgcgaataacctcatttctgatcttatctaaccttgtgtgcccgcacatccatctcaacatcctcatctctgctaccttcatcttctggacatgagcgatcttgactggcgaacactcagccccatacaacatcgttggtccgACTAtcgctctgtagaacttacccttaagttttggtggcacctTCTTATAGTTCAAGTATTGATATAATATAATACTCTATAATATTTCCAATTGCCAACAAAAAGGGCCCAACAAATGCAACTGGGAAGAAAATTATGATATCTTGATTTTGTAGAgtaaaatggagagaaattggAATCAAACTAATAAATCAACCACTCTAATTCCAACTCATTACTTGGGTAGATGGCATGTGCTTTGTCTGGAGGAAGTTGCTCTGTTACTtaaaagtcaattaatttcaggTGAGCCAAAACATGAATGTGCTAGAATTCTGCCcctttatttaattattaaacaTGAAGTTGtttattaaatgactattttggaTAATAAATAGAACTCTAGCCAAGCAATCCAAGCGTGCGACATTATAGTAATGACCTAGTTGGCAAATCTACGACAGATCTCTCAAGGTACACACAAAACCTTAGCTCACAGCTGTTGCCATTTATTATCGCTAAAATGAAAGCTCAACAATTATCTTAAATATTGCAACATAACATCGCTCGCGAGTAGGAGTGATTTAAAAAAGAATAAATAATCTGTCTATACATACCTCAATAATTTCCATTTTAGAAAAGTGCTAAAGGAAATTAAATACTATGGGATAAGTGTTCTACTAGCTAGTATATACATTACACAATATCTATGTGCAAGCATTTGGGAAGCAGCTCTCCAGTTAGTCTCATTTCGTTAATCGAACAATCaaacaataataattatatcTCAATCCAAAATAATTTGGAATCGACTATATGAATATTGTGATCTTTTCTGCTATTTTTGGATCTTGGACTAGATAGCAGCAACAAGTTGATTTTTAGGCCTCGACCCATACATTCTTCATATCAACGTTCATGGAATTTTGTGCAAGCAATGTCAGTTTATTATCACAACTTAACTCATATGTGAGTTTGAGCTTTGCACGGTATTGGTTCTAAATtgattttttgttctttttttttgtgattcacaatatttgattttttcagttaatttttttttttaaagttgccTTTGGAGTAAAAAGATAAGGAGTATTTATTATATTTCCGAttacaaattaaggttaatatggttaattttattattaattaatgctaaaaggtaAATTCCTTAATATATGTGAAAACATCTAAAATATCAATTAAAATGAACCGGAGGGAGTAATGTTTGGGAAAATTACCCTCTAttgcccctcaaaattttaatagaccatatttttctattgacacgaagctagcgtttggccatagattcccaaatttgttctgaaaaatctgattagggtgaagtttggtttgaagatgaaaatgtgtttggacatcagttttcaaaacatatttcccaaaactattttggaaaaacatgaaacatgacttatacccacaagttctaaaactatcacaaatacccaacagtaccattatcaataacattcattatattatcgcaatcCATGGTActaaacataaataaatttgatacaaaattatcatttttataatgaattacatgatacactatcagatgaccgagaagacgaagcaacattgttacaaaataataaatgatgggctcttttataaaatacaaaagtttggggcaatttttaaaaaaatataatagtgatattttggcccaaaatcagctattgggctggttttgggatttgagattttgccaaaatgtaggcaaaatctatggccaaacaagtgtttgccaaataaaatccaaatttattttggcaaaatctatagTCAAACGGGTCCGAAATTGCCCTTCAGCCCAACCATATTGCATCTAGTAGCccgaaatgtctattttgtatattttttatatagtgacgGCCTATTTTGTATATTTCTTGTATAGTaacaatctattttgtatatattttgtatagtgacagtctattgtatataaattgtatagtgtcagtctatttagtatatttttgtttagtaacagtctattttgtatatattttgtatagtgacagtctatttagtatattatttatataatgacattctatttttatatatattttgtatagtgacactccattgtatataaattgtatagtttTTGTACAGtaatagtctattttgtatatatttcaaCTTTATGCATAGTTATCTCCTCTCATCTTAGAGACCAGCCACCGGCGTCCATGGCCTCACAGTCGCCGAAAATGGTAACAAGATTGCCGGAGTTTTAAATTTTCAGCCAAAGATCTTCAAAATATTAACTTCATATTCACAGAAACTATAAGAAAAAATCAGAGAAAGAAGACAAGGTCATGAGAGTCGTGGTTGGCGGAGTTGCTTCTTCAACGGCGAGGACACCGGGGCAACTTCCGGCCGACCTCCTGTGGGAGAATCgttttccctttcttttctctttttttaagATCTTGAAGGTAAATCAAAATACATATGAAAGAAGTAACTATGATACACCGGAAATCAAAATACATCTGGCTATTCTGTTGACAGTGGTAACAACCATGGGTTGCTAGCGTgagagagaagaagagagataGTAAGGAAGATGGGGATGGGAGGCGACTGCTATCCCTCCTCTCAAAAATGAGAGATGTAAAAATGTGATTGGGAACTCGAGATTTGCCAGAGAAGTTCACCGACGAAGAGCAAAATAGAGTTATTCGGCTTGAAGAATCCGATTTTCCTCGGTGGTACCACTTTTAGGTTTTTTCAGTTGCTAGCAATTGTTATTGTTTTTAGAGTATGACTTGTATGGGTTAATTTGTGACTACCGGATGATATATGTTTGGCCGATGAGATATAAATGAATTTCTCTCGTAATGTTTTACATTTCCTCCCAAATTAATGTTTACCTTGCATTACTTTTTCATTGAGAATATGAATAGCAAGAAACTGAAAAACTGGCAAGTAGCAAGATGTTGTACCTAATCGCATACTAATAATGGTAATCCAACAATATGCAAACAAATTTTTGGGGCTACACTAAATATTGTATAGGTATCCAACGGACATTTATAACCACATATGGATGACCTTTTTTCTTCCATTTTGATCCAGATGAGCGTCATGGTTCTTGATTAGGAGCTGTGTCCTGTGGTGGGAATTCTTCAGCATATGAAAAGAGGAAGTTACAGGGTACAATTGAGTATGAGATTTTATTTTCAGATTGAACTTTCCCTAGCTAAGACAAACAATGTCAGGCCACAAGACTTTCAGCAAAGTTCAAATAGAGTCGAAAACTCAGTGGGATTTACACAAACGCTGAAAATGACTTAACATTTTCATCCACAACCATAATTTACATCTGGAGTTGCCACAACTGATTCAAATGGGATCTCAACTCTCTCTTTCACGACGCACCGAGTTTCCCCATTTTCAACCACTGGGACTTTTCCTGGAGGGCATTCAACAACCACTGGGACTTTTCCTGGAGGGCATTCAACAACCACTGTCGCCTCCTTGCTTGCAAGCTGTTGAAACAAGGTCGACACCTTGAGCTGATTATCCCGTTTCTTTAGCTGAGGCTCAAATCCAGCCAAACTCAAGACAGAGATTACACCAACAACTGTAAGTGCTGTCTTGGCTGCTGCACTAATGAAGAACTTAACCATTTTTAATGGGCTTTTAGACTCGGATCTTTCTTGGTTAGCTTCATCGAGATCTTTCCTGGAGTAGTGGTTGTGGCTACCAGTTACCCCATTTTGAGTGAACTTTCGTGCAGATGGCAAGTGTGCGCCATAACCTTTGTCTGACACCATGGCACGAGATGGTCTGCTTGGGTACGGAGGAAGTAGAAGATCGTTGTTGTCTCCTACTGTTTCAGAAACAAAAGCAATCGCCTCGTGTATGACTTGGAAGTCCTTGCCTTTGTAGCCTTTCAGTGTCTGGAGCAGCTTTTCTTGACTATAACCTATCTCAGACAGCGCTGCTTCTTTTTCATACCATTGTTGCTCTTGTAGTGCCTGGACATTTTTAATTTGAAGGCGATAAGGTATAGCCTTTACCAACATGAAATAATTCAAATACACAAAAAAGTCGTGTAAAAACAAGACTTTACAGAGAGAAGATAATAACAGCTTTGGAGGATGCAGTGAATAATCTCAGGCAACTAGGACAAGAAGTTCTAATATGTTATTCAGAAATACTGTTGGAAGAGGCACATGCGATCCAATCTCTGAGGCAATCAGAAAATACTGCCACTTTGGGACATTGGATAACGTCGTGTTTGAAACAACAAATAGGAAGAAGAATATTTACACATGTAACTACCAACCTCGGACAAAGCATAGTTTCACGCTTTGAATTATAAAAATCTTTCGATAGATACTTCGAATAAAGTAAACTATATAAAGAGTTTTCAACAGATAggtgctcatacaaagaagagaTGCTTGGCTTCTCCCCCACACGGCAGGGACGGAAAAACGTTTGAGCTTTACAGTTACCATACTTTTGATCAGATACTTC contains:
- the LOC104099680 gene encoding plastid division protein PDV2, producing the protein MDEDRIGLVLARISELRVEITNCIHKASKKLDEEEVESANGTSLEAEDDEAVDCLLKIKDALESLEAQVSSLQALQEQQWYEKEAALSEIGYSQEKLLQTLKGYKGKDFQVIHEAIAFVSETVGDNNDLLLPPYPSRPSRAMVSDKGYGAHLPSARKFTQNGVTGSHNHYSRKDLDEANQERSESKSPLKMVKFFISAAAKTALTVVGVISVLSLAGFEPQLKKRDNQLKVSTLFQQLASKEATVVVECPPGKVPVVVECPPGKVPVVENGETRCVVKERVEIPFESVVATPDVNYGCG